The following proteins are encoded in a genomic region of Gossypium hirsutum isolate 1008001.06 chromosome D05, Gossypium_hirsutum_v2.1, whole genome shotgun sequence:
- the LOC107906796 gene encoding uncharacterized protein slr1919 isoform X3, whose product MICPMRNAFATLNRQRRLSTAVHHDRPVGTMLRRSVSLEVQMEIGIGRTPDTWRPSYLLQRNVFSKGFVSVHGERPSAEYAKLRKESLESEFGHIVGTHSSKRVSVVYRFGPFLAFYRAAIISFHVLKLTIWRFFFRDIKERASKFRETLIRLGPFYVKLGQALSTRPDILPPVYCQELAKLQDQIPPFPTHVAIKSIENELGIPVSEIFADISPEPIAAASIGQVYKAHLHSGELVAVKVQRPGISLLLTLDALLFHMIGGQLKRFAKARKDLLVAVNEMVRHMFDEIDYILEARNAERFASLYSDCPIHGQTCNQNSKDGITNKTKNASGIKVPKIYWDLTRKAVLTMEWLDGIKLTDETALKKACLNQRELIDQGVYCSLRQLLDVGFFHADPHPGNLFATNSGFLAYLDFGMMGDIPRHYRVGLIQVLVHFVNRDSLGLANDFLSLGFIPEGVDIQSVADALQTSFGKGTQQSQDFQSIMNQLYDVMYDFNFSLPPDYALVVRALGSLEGTAKVLDPDFKVVESAYPFVIGKLLADPNPDMRKILRELLICNNGSIRWNRLERLIAAISEQASESSEEPPKSEEKGSHPMGWKSFDMHAVVAATEDLLLFILSEKGQMVRVFLLRDIIRAADIFLQDEVMGCRLDAESKARKTSESEDDAIMRRVMNGFGSLKEAVKLGPEVWTLMFIRIALNPQTHRFFADVISALMMRLSKKFPDTFWVCMSTLIHRVAKSQPPHTPSHPIT is encoded by the exons ATGATTTGCCCGATGAGGAATGCCTTCGCCACTCTCAACCGTCAACGCCGTCTCTCCACCG CAGTACACCATGATAGACCTGTTGGAACCATGTTACGTCGTTCTGTTTCTCTGGAAGTTCAGATGGAAATTGGAATCGGAAGGACACCGGATACTTGGCGTCCATCATACTTGTTGCAACGAAATGT GTTTTCTAAGGGTTTTGTCAGTGTGCATGGGGAGAGGCCTTCTGCCGAGTATGCAAAGTTGAGGAAAGAATCACTGGAAAGTGAATTCGGGCATATTGTTGGAACACACAGCTCCAAAAGAGTGTCTGTTGTCTACCGATTTGGTCCATTTTTGGCATTCTACAGAGCAGCAatcatttcatttcatgtatTGAAGTTGACCATTTGGCGATTTTTTTTTCGAGACATTAAAGAGCGTGCTTCCAAg TTTCGGGAGACTCTAATTCGCTTGGGTCCTTTCTACGTTAAG CTTGGGCAGGCTCTGAGCACTAGACCAGATATATTGCCACCTGTTTATTGCCAAGAACTTGCTAAGTTACAG GACCAAATTCCCCCATTTCCAACCCATGTCGCAATAAAATCTATTGAAAATGAACTCGGTATTCCAGTTTCAGAAATATTTGCTGATATAAGCCCGGAACCTATTGCAGCTGCATCTATAGGACAGGTGTATAAAG CTCACCTTCATTCTGGAGAACTTGTAGCTGTTAAAGTACAGAGGCCTGGTATTTCACTCTTGTTGACCCTTGACGCATTGTTATTCCACATGATTGGGGGCCAATTAAAGCGATTTGCAAAAGCCCGCAAAGATTTGTTAGTTGCTGTAAATGAAATG GTAAGACACATGTTCGATGAAATCGATTACATCTTGGAGGCAAGAAATGCCGAACGCTTTGCCTCTCTTTATAGTGACTGCCCTA TTCATGGCCAAACTTGTAATCAAAACTCTAAAGATGGGATTACCAACAAAACCAAAAATGCAAGCGGAATAAAAGTGCCAAAAATATACTGGGATCTCACTCGAAAAGCTGTGCTTACAATGGAATGGTTAGATGGAATTAAGCTTACAGATGAAACTGCCCTGAAGAAGGCATGTCTGAACCAAAGGGAACTGATTGACCAG GGAGTATACTGCTCTTTGAGACAATTGCTTGACGTTGGGTTTTTCCATGCTGATCCACATCCAGGAAACCTGTTTGCTACTAACAGTGGCTTCCTTGCATATTTAGACTTTGGGATGATGGGAGATATCCCTCGCCATTATCGTGTAGGACTTATTCAAGTG CTTGTGCACTTTGTTAATCGTGACTCTCTGGGATTGGCAAATGACTTTCTTTCTTTGGGATTTATTCCTGAAGGAGTTGATATACAATCTGTGGCTGATGCATTGCAGACGTCTTTTGGGAAGGGTACACAACAATCTCAAGACTTCCAG AGTATAATGAACCAGTTATATGATGTCATGTATGATTTTAACTTCTCTCTTCCCCCGGACTATGCTTTAGTGGTAAGAGCTCTTGGTTCACTAGAAGGGACAGCTAAAGTTCTTGATCCTGATTTCAAAGTTGTTGAAAGTGCATACCCTTTTGTGATTGGGAAGCTCTTGGCTGATCCAAATCCTGATATGAGAAAAATTTTAAGGGAACTTCTCATCTGTAATAATGGATCCATTAGGTGGAACCGCCTAGAGCGCTTG ATAGCAGCAATATCAGAACAGGCATCTGAATCGTCTGAGGAGCCTCCTAAGTCTGAAGAAAAAGGTTCGCATCCCATGGGATGGAAGTCATTCGATATGCATGCTGTTGTTGCTGCCACCGAAGATCTCCTGCTTTTTATTCTATCTGAGAAGGGTCAAATGGTGCGGGTTTTCCTCCTGCGTGATATAATTAGAGCAGCAGATATATTTCTACAGGATGAAGTTATGGGTTGTAGACTAGATGCTGAAAGTAAAGCAAGAAAAACTTCAGAATCAGAG GATGATGCGATTATGAGAAGAGTTATGAATGGGTTTGGGTCACTGAAAGAAGCAGTGAAGTTGGGCCCAGAGGTGTGGACCCTAATGTTCATCCGCATAGCATTGAACCCACAAACCCATAGGTTTTTTGCAGACGTGATATCGGCCTTGATGATGCGGCTCAGCAAGAAATTTCCAGACACTTTCTGGGTTTGCATGTCTACCCTAATTCACAGGGTGGCAAAATCCCAACCACCTCACACTCCATCCCACCctattacataa
- the LOC107906796 gene encoding uncharacterized protein slr1919 isoform X1 — MPSPLSTVNAVSPPQYTMIDLLEPCYVVLFLWKFRWKLESEGHRILGVHHTCCNEMSFLYRFSKGFVSVHGERPSAEYAKLRKESLESEFGHIVGTHSSKRVSVVYRFGPFLAFYRAAIISFHVLKLTIWRFFFRDIKERASKFRETLIRLGPFYVKLGQALSTRPDILPPVYCQELAKLQDQIPPFPTHVAIKSIENELGIPVSEIFADISPEPIAAASIGQVYKAHLHSGELVAVKVQRPGISLLLTLDALLFHMIGGQLKRFAKARKDLLVAVNEMVRHMFDEIDYILEARNAERFASLYSDCPIHGQTCNQNSKDGITNKTKNASGIKVPKIYWDLTRKAVLTMEWLDGIKLTDETALKKACLNQRELIDQGVYCSLRQLLDVGFFHADPHPGNLFATNSGFLAYLDFGMMGDIPRHYRVGLIQVLVHFVNRDSLGLANDFLSLGFIPEGVDIQSVADALQTSFGKGTQQSQDFQSIMNQLYDVMYDFNFSLPPDYALVVRALGSLEGTAKVLDPDFKVVESAYPFVIGKLLADPNPDMRKILRELLICNNGSIRWNRLERLIAAISEQASESSEEPPKSEEKGSHPMGWKSFDMHAVVAATEDLLLFILSEKGQMVRVFLLRDIIRAADIFLQDEVMGCRLDAESKARKTSESEDDAIMRRVMNGFGSLKEAVKLGPEVWTLMFIRIALNPQTHRFFADVISALMMRLSKKFPDTFWVCMSTLIHRVAKSQPPHTPSHPIT; from the exons ATGCCTTCGCCACTCTCAACCGTCAACGCCGTCTCTCCACCG CAGTACACCATGATAGACCTGTTGGAACCATGTTACGTCGTTCTGTTTCTCTGGAAGTTCAGATGGAAATTGGAATCGGAAGGACACCGGATACTTGGCGTCCATCATACTTGTTGCAACGAAATGT CTTTTTTGTACAGGTTTTCTAAGGGTTTTGTCAGTGTGCATGGGGAGAGGCCTTCTGCCGAGTATGCAAAGTTGAGGAAAGAATCACTGGAAAGTGAATTCGGGCATATTGTTGGAACACACAGCTCCAAAAGAGTGTCTGTTGTCTACCGATTTGGTCCATTTTTGGCATTCTACAGAGCAGCAatcatttcatttcatgtatTGAAGTTGACCATTTGGCGATTTTTTTTTCGAGACATTAAAGAGCGTGCTTCCAAg TTTCGGGAGACTCTAATTCGCTTGGGTCCTTTCTACGTTAAG CTTGGGCAGGCTCTGAGCACTAGACCAGATATATTGCCACCTGTTTATTGCCAAGAACTTGCTAAGTTACAG GACCAAATTCCCCCATTTCCAACCCATGTCGCAATAAAATCTATTGAAAATGAACTCGGTATTCCAGTTTCAGAAATATTTGCTGATATAAGCCCGGAACCTATTGCAGCTGCATCTATAGGACAGGTGTATAAAG CTCACCTTCATTCTGGAGAACTTGTAGCTGTTAAAGTACAGAGGCCTGGTATTTCACTCTTGTTGACCCTTGACGCATTGTTATTCCACATGATTGGGGGCCAATTAAAGCGATTTGCAAAAGCCCGCAAAGATTTGTTAGTTGCTGTAAATGAAATG GTAAGACACATGTTCGATGAAATCGATTACATCTTGGAGGCAAGAAATGCCGAACGCTTTGCCTCTCTTTATAGTGACTGCCCTA TTCATGGCCAAACTTGTAATCAAAACTCTAAAGATGGGATTACCAACAAAACCAAAAATGCAAGCGGAATAAAAGTGCCAAAAATATACTGGGATCTCACTCGAAAAGCTGTGCTTACAATGGAATGGTTAGATGGAATTAAGCTTACAGATGAAACTGCCCTGAAGAAGGCATGTCTGAACCAAAGGGAACTGATTGACCAG GGAGTATACTGCTCTTTGAGACAATTGCTTGACGTTGGGTTTTTCCATGCTGATCCACATCCAGGAAACCTGTTTGCTACTAACAGTGGCTTCCTTGCATATTTAGACTTTGGGATGATGGGAGATATCCCTCGCCATTATCGTGTAGGACTTATTCAAGTG CTTGTGCACTTTGTTAATCGTGACTCTCTGGGATTGGCAAATGACTTTCTTTCTTTGGGATTTATTCCTGAAGGAGTTGATATACAATCTGTGGCTGATGCATTGCAGACGTCTTTTGGGAAGGGTACACAACAATCTCAAGACTTCCAG AGTATAATGAACCAGTTATATGATGTCATGTATGATTTTAACTTCTCTCTTCCCCCGGACTATGCTTTAGTGGTAAGAGCTCTTGGTTCACTAGAAGGGACAGCTAAAGTTCTTGATCCTGATTTCAAAGTTGTTGAAAGTGCATACCCTTTTGTGATTGGGAAGCTCTTGGCTGATCCAAATCCTGATATGAGAAAAATTTTAAGGGAACTTCTCATCTGTAATAATGGATCCATTAGGTGGAACCGCCTAGAGCGCTTG ATAGCAGCAATATCAGAACAGGCATCTGAATCGTCTGAGGAGCCTCCTAAGTCTGAAGAAAAAGGTTCGCATCCCATGGGATGGAAGTCATTCGATATGCATGCTGTTGTTGCTGCCACCGAAGATCTCCTGCTTTTTATTCTATCTGAGAAGGGTCAAATGGTGCGGGTTTTCCTCCTGCGTGATATAATTAGAGCAGCAGATATATTTCTACAGGATGAAGTTATGGGTTGTAGACTAGATGCTGAAAGTAAAGCAAGAAAAACTTCAGAATCAGAG GATGATGCGATTATGAGAAGAGTTATGAATGGGTTTGGGTCACTGAAAGAAGCAGTGAAGTTGGGCCCAGAGGTGTGGACCCTAATGTTCATCCGCATAGCATTGAACCCACAAACCCATAGGTTTTTTGCAGACGTGATATCGGCCTTGATGATGCGGCTCAGCAAGAAATTTCCAGACACTTTCTGGGTTTGCATGTCTACCCTAATTCACAGGGTGGCAAAATCCCAACCACCTCACACTCCATCCCACCctattacataa
- the LOC107906796 gene encoding uncharacterized protein slr1919 isoform X7 — protein MPSPLSTVNAVSPPQYTMIDLLEPCYVVLFLWKFRWKLESEGHRILGVHHTCCNEMSFLYRFSKGFVSVHGERPSAEYAKLRKESLESEFGHIVGTHSSKRVSVVYRFGPFLAFYRAAIISFHVLKLTIWRFFFRDIKERASKFRETLIRLGPFYVKLGQALSTRPDILPPVYCQELAKLQDQIPPFPTHVAIKSIENELGIPVSEIFADISPEPIAAASIGQVYKAHLHSGELVAVKVQRPGISLLLTLDALLFHMIGGQLKRFAKARKDLLVAVNEMVRHMFDEIDYILEARNAERFASLYSDCPIHGQTCNQNSKDGITNKTKNASGIKVPKIYWDLTRKAVLTMEWLDGIKLTDETALKKACLNQRELIDQGVYCSLRQLLDVGFFHADPHPGNLFATNSGFLAYLDFGMMGDIPRHYRVGLIQVLVHFVNRDSLGLANDFLSLGFIPEGVDIQSVADALQTSFGKGTQQSQDFQIAAISEQASESSEEPPKSEEKGSHPMGWKSFDMHAVVAATEDLLLFILSEKGQMVRVFLLRDIIRAADIFLQDEVMGCRLDAESKARKTSESEDDAIMRRVMNGFGSLKEAVKLGPEVWTLMFIRIALNPQTHRFFADVISALMMRLSKKFPDTFWVCMSTLIHRVAKSQPPHTPSHPIT, from the exons ATGCCTTCGCCACTCTCAACCGTCAACGCCGTCTCTCCACCG CAGTACACCATGATAGACCTGTTGGAACCATGTTACGTCGTTCTGTTTCTCTGGAAGTTCAGATGGAAATTGGAATCGGAAGGACACCGGATACTTGGCGTCCATCATACTTGTTGCAACGAAATGT CTTTTTTGTACAGGTTTTCTAAGGGTTTTGTCAGTGTGCATGGGGAGAGGCCTTCTGCCGAGTATGCAAAGTTGAGGAAAGAATCACTGGAAAGTGAATTCGGGCATATTGTTGGAACACACAGCTCCAAAAGAGTGTCTGTTGTCTACCGATTTGGTCCATTTTTGGCATTCTACAGAGCAGCAatcatttcatttcatgtatTGAAGTTGACCATTTGGCGATTTTTTTTTCGAGACATTAAAGAGCGTGCTTCCAAg TTTCGGGAGACTCTAATTCGCTTGGGTCCTTTCTACGTTAAG CTTGGGCAGGCTCTGAGCACTAGACCAGATATATTGCCACCTGTTTATTGCCAAGAACTTGCTAAGTTACAG GACCAAATTCCCCCATTTCCAACCCATGTCGCAATAAAATCTATTGAAAATGAACTCGGTATTCCAGTTTCAGAAATATTTGCTGATATAAGCCCGGAACCTATTGCAGCTGCATCTATAGGACAGGTGTATAAAG CTCACCTTCATTCTGGAGAACTTGTAGCTGTTAAAGTACAGAGGCCTGGTATTTCACTCTTGTTGACCCTTGACGCATTGTTATTCCACATGATTGGGGGCCAATTAAAGCGATTTGCAAAAGCCCGCAAAGATTTGTTAGTTGCTGTAAATGAAATG GTAAGACACATGTTCGATGAAATCGATTACATCTTGGAGGCAAGAAATGCCGAACGCTTTGCCTCTCTTTATAGTGACTGCCCTA TTCATGGCCAAACTTGTAATCAAAACTCTAAAGATGGGATTACCAACAAAACCAAAAATGCAAGCGGAATAAAAGTGCCAAAAATATACTGGGATCTCACTCGAAAAGCTGTGCTTACAATGGAATGGTTAGATGGAATTAAGCTTACAGATGAAACTGCCCTGAAGAAGGCATGTCTGAACCAAAGGGAACTGATTGACCAG GGAGTATACTGCTCTTTGAGACAATTGCTTGACGTTGGGTTTTTCCATGCTGATCCACATCCAGGAAACCTGTTTGCTACTAACAGTGGCTTCCTTGCATATTTAGACTTTGGGATGATGGGAGATATCCCTCGCCATTATCGTGTAGGACTTATTCAAGTG CTTGTGCACTTTGTTAATCGTGACTCTCTGGGATTGGCAAATGACTTTCTTTCTTTGGGATTTATTCCTGAAGGAGTTGATATACAATCTGTGGCTGATGCATTGCAGACGTCTTTTGGGAAGGGTACACAACAATCTCAAGACTTCCAG ATAGCAGCAATATCAGAACAGGCATCTGAATCGTCTGAGGAGCCTCCTAAGTCTGAAGAAAAAGGTTCGCATCCCATGGGATGGAAGTCATTCGATATGCATGCTGTTGTTGCTGCCACCGAAGATCTCCTGCTTTTTATTCTATCTGAGAAGGGTCAAATGGTGCGGGTTTTCCTCCTGCGTGATATAATTAGAGCAGCAGATATATTTCTACAGGATGAAGTTATGGGTTGTAGACTAGATGCTGAAAGTAAAGCAAGAAAAACTTCAGAATCAGAG GATGATGCGATTATGAGAAGAGTTATGAATGGGTTTGGGTCACTGAAAGAAGCAGTGAAGTTGGGCCCAGAGGTGTGGACCCTAATGTTCATCCGCATAGCATTGAACCCACAAACCCATAGGTTTTTTGCAGACGTGATATCGGCCTTGATGATGCGGCTCAGCAAGAAATTTCCAGACACTTTCTGGGTTTGCATGTCTACCCTAATTCACAGGGTGGCAAAATCCCAACCACCTCACACTCCATCCCACCctattacataa